A genomic stretch from Desulfolutivibrio sulfodismutans DSM 3696 includes:
- the ispG gene encoding flavodoxin-dependent (E)-4-hydroxy-3-methylbut-2-enyl-diphosphate synthase, producing MENESLIPKRHPTRAIRLGPLRIGGGHPVRVQSMTNTDTRDVAATVAQIHALARAGCEIVRLAVLDEVAARAIADIRPLSPVPLIADIHFDHRLALLALESGVDGLRINPGNIGGERAVDAVAAAAKDRGAPIRIGVNSGSVEKDLLRRYGGPTPEAMVESALTHVALLEKRGFDQIKISLKSSNVPRTIAAYRLLAKKVDYPLHIGITEAGTPMRGAVKSGVGLGILLWEGLGDTLRVSLTGDPVTEMGAAWEILRCLGIRARGPEIISCPTCGRTEIDLAALAEAVEERLRQVTEVFTVAVMGCVVNGPGEAKEADIGLAGGRGLGVIFRKGELVCKVKGQEALLARFMEELDRVIEEKKKETACA from the coding sequence ATGGAAAACGAATCCCTCATCCCGAAACGCCACCCCACGCGCGCCATCCGGCTCGGTCCCCTCCGTATCGGCGGCGGGCATCCCGTCCGGGTGCAGAGCATGACCAACACCGACACCCGGGACGTGGCCGCCACCGTGGCCCAGATTCACGCCCTGGCCCGGGCCGGGTGCGAGATCGTTCGTCTGGCCGTGCTCGACGAGGTCGCCGCCCGGGCCATCGCCGACATACGGCCCCTGTCTCCCGTACCGCTTATCGCGGACATCCATTTCGACCACCGCCTGGCCCTTCTGGCCCTGGAGTCCGGCGTCGACGGCCTGCGCATCAACCCCGGCAACATCGGCGGGGAGCGCGCCGTGGACGCCGTGGCCGCCGCCGCCAAAGACCGGGGCGCGCCCATCCGGATCGGGGTCAACAGCGGGTCCGTGGAAAAAGACCTGTTGCGCCGCTACGGCGGCCCCACGCCCGAGGCCATGGTGGAAAGCGCCCTGACCCATGTGGCCCTTTTGGAGAAGCGCGGTTTCGATCAGATCAAAATTTCGCTCAAGTCCTCGAACGTTCCCCGCACCATCGCCGCCTACCGCCTGTTGGCGAAGAAGGTGGACTATCCGCTGCACATCGGCATTACCGAGGCCGGAACCCCCATGCGCGGCGCGGTGAAGTCCGGGGTGGGGCTGGGCATCCTCTTGTGGGAGGGCCTGGGGGATACGCTGCGGGTGTCGCTTACCGGCGACCCCGTGACCGAGATGGGCGCGGCCTGGGAGATTTTGCGCTGCTTGGGCATCCGCGCCCGGGGACCGGAGATCATCTCCTGTCCCACCTGCGGCCGCACCGAGATCGATCTGGCGGCCCTGGCCGAGGCCGTGGAGGAACGCCTGCGGCAGGTGACCGAGGTGTTCACCGTGGCGGTCATGGGCTGCGTGGTCAACGGCCCTGGTGAGGCGAAGGAGGCGGACATCGGCCTGGCTGGCGGACGCGGTCTGGGGGTCATTTTCCGCAAAGGGGAACTGGTGTGCAAGGTGAAGGGCCAGGAAGCGCTTCTGGCCCGATTCATGGAAGAACTCGACCGTGTCATCGAAGAGAAAAAAAAGGAAACCGCATGCGCCTAA
- a CDS encoding PilZ domain-containing protein, whose translation MIFDSLFKKTEKSEAKDRRRAYRVHIKDLQVVVHGQSATFSFTAKDVSALGVGVLTNAKAFQPGILIRLDIKQGGKILATGLTAKVVRAGGGVVGCQFQDMTKVQETILHTLVLEEQKRQAARRKPGDACAPDPENMEGSLTFVDPWSEAKKKKGFFRWKG comes from the coding sequence ATGATTTTCGACTCCCTGTTCAAAAAGACGGAGAAATCCGAGGCCAAGGACCGCCGTCGGGCCTACCGGGTTCACATCAAGGATCTCCAGGTGGTGGTGCATGGGCAAAGCGCCACCTTTTCGTTTACGGCCAAGGACGTCAGCGCCCTCGGAGTGGGGGTTCTGACCAACGCCAAGGCCTTTCAGCCCGGCATTCTCATCCGGTTGGACATCAAGCAGGGAGGCAAGATCCTGGCCACAGGGCTCACGGCCAAGGTCGTACGGGCCGGAGGCGGCGTGGTGGGCTGCCAGTTTCAGGACATGACCAAGGTGCAGGAAACCATCCTGCACACCCTGGTTCTCGAAGAACAAAAACGCCAAGCGGCCCGGCGCAAACCGGGTGATGCCTGCGCCCCCGACCCCGAGAACATGGAGGGCTCCCTGACCTTTGTGGATCCCTGGTCCGAGGCCAAAAAAAAGAAGGGCTTTTTCCGCTGGAAGGGCTGA
- a CDS encoding ImmA/IrrE family metallo-endopeptidase produces MSVLLDRLYSFAEKRPDLEIHQAQNIDCWGFLLYRDGAYQIHINASVRDFRKTMILVEVLGEYARRRRQDRARALAGEDLSNREMIVREMMDRAWVVRFSKKLLYLVRRGLHGANVRRPKENRTGGVRVS; encoded by the coding sequence ATGTCCGTTTTGCTTGACCGACTCTACTCTTTTGCCGAGAAACGGCCCGACCTGGAAATCCATCAGGCCCAAAACATCGATTGCTGGGGTTTTTTGCTGTACCGCGACGGGGCCTACCAGATCCATATCAACGCATCCGTGCGGGATTTCCGCAAGACCATGATCCTGGTGGAGGTGCTTGGGGAATACGCCCGCCGTCGTCGCCAGGACCGGGCCAGGGCCTTGGCCGGAGAAGACCTGTCGAACCGGGAAATGATCGTCAGGGAAATGATGGACCGGGCCTGGGTGGTCCGGTTCTCGAAAAAGTTATTGTATCTGGTGCGGCGCGGCCTGCACGGGGCCAACGTCCGCCGCCCCAAGGAGAACCGCACCGGAGGCGTACGGGTCAGTTGA
- a CDS encoding proline--tRNA ligase, with protein sequence MRLSTFYAPTLKEDPADAEVVSHKLLLRAGMIRKLTAGVYTYLPLGLRAVNNVANVVRQEMNRAGALEVLMPAVQPGDLWKESGRWNVYGKELLRFIDRHDRECCLGPTHEEVVTDLVRHEIRSYRQLPLNLYQIQTKFRDEIRPRFGLMRGREFIMKDAYSFDKDDAGADTSYFAMYDAYARIFSRLGLRFRAVEADSGPIGGSFSHEFMVLAATGEDTIVACSACEYGANLEKAEAVCHMAEESTFCPPAEVVATPGVHTVEEVAAFLGVAADRIIKTLLYVADGKVVAALVRGDREVNEIKLKNVLGATEMELASPEVVTKVTGAPVGFAGPVGLAVDVVYADKELFGRSDWIVGANAADAHLRHVDLARDATVECSLDLRQVAAGDMCPKCGKPLLFTKGIEVGHVFKLGTKYSTTMGAMFLDEEGKERPLIMGCYGIGVSRVVAACLEQNNDEHGIVFPPPMAPFEVALLNLSPKDETAVAKATELHDLLAGMGVEVLLDDRDERPGVKFKDADLMGFPMQLVLGGKGLGRGVVETKDRRTGEKGELPLESFAEAFAAFRQGVLDGWENRG encoded by the coding sequence ATGCGCCTAAGCACGTTTTACGCCCCCACGCTCAAGGAAGATCCGGCTGACGCCGAGGTGGTGTCCCACAAGCTCCTTTTGCGGGCGGGCATGATCCGCAAACTCACCGCCGGGGTGTACACCTATCTGCCGCTTGGGTTGCGGGCCGTAAACAACGTGGCGAACGTGGTTCGGCAGGAGATGAACCGGGCCGGGGCCCTGGAAGTGCTCATGCCTGCGGTGCAACCCGGGGATTTGTGGAAGGAGAGCGGCCGGTGGAACGTGTACGGCAAGGAACTGTTGCGCTTCATCGACCGGCACGACCGGGAATGCTGCCTGGGGCCCACCCATGAAGAGGTGGTCACGGATCTGGTGCGCCACGAGATCCGCTCCTACCGCCAGTTGCCGCTGAACCTGTACCAGATCCAGACCAAGTTTCGCGACGAGATCCGTCCCCGGTTCGGACTCATGCGCGGCCGCGAATTCATCATGAAGGACGCCTATTCCTTCGACAAGGACGATGCGGGCGCGGACACGAGCTATTTCGCCATGTACGACGCCTATGCCCGCATCTTCTCCCGCCTGGGGCTCAGGTTCCGGGCCGTGGAGGCCGACTCCGGCCCCATCGGCGGCAGCTTTTCCCATGAGTTCATGGTCCTGGCCGCCACGGGCGAGGACACCATCGTGGCCTGTTCGGCATGCGAATACGGGGCCAACCTGGAGAAGGCCGAGGCCGTGTGCCACATGGCCGAGGAGTCGACGTTCTGCCCGCCCGCCGAGGTTGTTGCCACACCCGGGGTGCACACGGTGGAGGAGGTGGCCGCCTTTTTGGGCGTGGCCGCCGACAGGATCATCAAGACCCTGCTCTACGTGGCCGATGGAAAGGTGGTGGCGGCCCTGGTGCGCGGGGACCGGGAGGTCAACGAGATCAAGCTCAAAAACGTGCTCGGGGCCACGGAGATGGAGCTGGCCTCGCCCGAGGTGGTGACCAAGGTGACGGGCGCGCCCGTGGGGTTTGCCGGACCCGTGGGGCTTGCCGTGGACGTGGTCTATGCCGACAAAGAGCTTTTCGGTCGCTCGGACTGGATCGTCGGGGCCAACGCGGCGGACGCGCACCTGCGGCATGTGGATCTGGCCCGGGACGCCACAGTGGAATGCTCCCTGGACCTGCGCCAGGTGGCGGCCGGGGACATGTGCCCCAAGTGCGGGAAGCCGCTTCTTTTCACCAAGGGCATCGAGGTGGGGCACGTCTTCAAGCTGGGAACCAAGTACAGCACGACCATGGGCGCCATGTTCCTGGACGAAGAGGGCAAGGAACGTCCCCTGATCATGGGCTGCTACGGCATCGGCGTGTCCCGGGTGGTGGCGGCCTGTCTGGAGCAAAATAACGACGAGCACGGCATCGTGTTTCCGCCGCCCATGGCCCCTTTCGAGGTGGCCCTGCTCAATCTGAGCCCCAAGGACGAGACGGCCGTGGCCAAGGCCACGGAGTTGCACGACCTGCTTGCGGGCATGGGGGTGGAGGTGCTGCTCGACGACCGGGACGAACGGCCCGGGGTGAAGTTCAAGGACGCCGACCTGATGGGCTTTCCCATGCAGTTGGTTTTGGGCGGCAAGGGGCTCGGGCGCGGGGTTGTGGAGACCAAGGACCGGCGCACCGGGGAGAAGGGCGAACTGCCCCTGGAAAGCTTTGCCGAGGCGTTTGCGGCCTTTCGGCAGGGTGTGCTGGACGGTTGGGAAAACCGGGGTTAG
- a CDS encoding sigma-54-dependent transcriptional regulator — protein MAKILIIDDDEQIRQVCRLVFEGMGHEVHAAPTLTRGLAAVKDGDFDVVYLDVDLPDGIGLNAVSSITEGDRAPEVIIFTGASYPNGAELAIQNGAWDYIEKPATEDVMSLPLIRALQYRKEKFSHHAPTVALKRDRIIGQSPVIAKCLDLIAQAANSEANTLITGETGTGKELFARAIHENSPRADGPFVVVDCSILTETLIESVLFGHAKGAFTGAEKKSEGLIRQAHGGTLFLDEVGELPFAMQKAFLRVLQERRFRPVGAKEEESSDFRLVAATNKDLPAMAAEGRFRSDLLFRLHTMHIAIPALRERDEDIRELTLYYTHFFCRKYNVPLKGFSPEFFDFMLEYDWPGNVRELVNTVENIVVRARLDPTLYPKHLPSEIRIRGMGGPGGKKNGQGNGLGLLAGPGDNGSPEVGEAAPGGQEPGEQVELLIPFDDYKRQTEKNYFQAVMTHCHGDIRQACDLSKLGKQSLYRYLRIHGISTR, from the coding sequence ATGGCGAAAATCCTCATCATCGACGACGACGAACAGATACGCCAGGTGTGCCGTCTGGTGTTCGAGGGCATGGGGCACGAGGTGCATGCCGCCCCCACCCTGACCCGGGGACTTGCCGCCGTCAAAGACGGGGATTTCGACGTGGTGTACCTCGATGTGGACCTGCCCGACGGCATCGGGCTTAACGCCGTGTCCTCCATCACCGAGGGCGACCGCGCCCCGGAGGTCATCATCTTCACCGGCGCCAGCTACCCCAACGGCGCGGAACTGGCCATCCAGAACGGGGCCTGGGACTACATCGAAAAGCCCGCCACTGAAGACGTCATGTCCCTGCCCCTGATCCGGGCCCTGCAGTACCGCAAGGAGAAATTCTCCCATCACGCGCCCACCGTGGCCTTGAAACGGGATCGCATCATCGGCCAAAGCCCGGTCATCGCCAAGTGCCTGGATCTCATCGCCCAGGCGGCCAACAGCGAGGCCAACACGCTCATCACCGGGGAAACCGGCACGGGCAAGGAGCTTTTCGCCCGGGCCATCCACGAAAACAGCCCCCGGGCCGATGGCCCCTTCGTGGTCGTGGACTGCTCCATCCTGACCGAAACCCTCATCGAGAGCGTGCTGTTCGGCCACGCCAAGGGCGCGTTCACCGGGGCCGAGAAAAAAAGCGAGGGCCTTATCCGCCAAGCCCATGGCGGCACCCTGTTTCTCGACGAGGTGGGGGAGCTGCCCTTTGCCATGCAAAAGGCCTTTTTGCGGGTGCTGCAGGAGCGCCGCTTCCGGCCGGTGGGGGCCAAGGAGGAGGAGTCGAGCGACTTTCGGCTGGTGGCGGCCACCAACAAGGATCTCCCGGCCATGGCCGCCGAGGGGCGGTTCCGCAGCGATCTGCTGTTTCGGCTGCACACCATGCATATCGCCATCCCCGCCCTGCGCGAACGCGACGAGGACATCCGGGAGCTGACACTTTATTACACCCACTTTTTCTGCCGCAAATACAACGTGCCGCTCAAGGGCTTCTCCCCGGAATTTTTCGACTTCATGCTGGAATACGACTGGCCGGGCAACGTACGCGAGCTGGTCAACACCGTGGAAAACATCGTGGTCCGGGCCAGGCTCGACCCCACCCTGTATCCCAAACATCTGCCGTCTGAGATTCGCATCCGGGGCATGGGCGGCCCCGGCGGCAAAAAGAATGGCCAGGGCAACGGCCTGGGGCTGCTTGCCGGGCCCGGGGACAACGGCAGCCCGGAGGTCGGCGAGGCCGCGCCCGGCGGTCAGGAACCGGGGGAGCAGGTCGAACTGCTCATCCCCTTCGACGACTACAAACGCCAGACGGAAAAAAACTATTTCCAGGCCGTCATGACCCATTGCCACGGCGACATCCGCCAGGCCTGCGACCTGTCCAAGCTCGGCAAACAAAGCCTGTACCGCTACCTGCGCATCCACGGCATCTCCACGCGGTAA